Sequence from the Priestia megaterium genome:
TGCGACGGTCATCGTTAAAAACGGAAGTCTTCAGCTTGCAGCAGGCAATACAGATGCCAAAGGAAATTACAGCATCTCAATTGCGAAACAAAAAGCAGGAAGCACGCTGTCCGTAACGGCTCAAAATGCAGGTGGAACAAGTTCAGCCACTGCGGTAACCGTACAGGATAAAACGGCACCAGCTGCGCCAAAAGTAAACGCTGTAAGTGATCAAGATACAAAAGTTACAGGTACAGCAGAAGCAAATTCTACGGTTACTGTAAAAGTGGGAACAACAACTGTGGGAACGGCTAAAGCAGGTGCAAATGGAGCGTTTTCTGTTGCCATTTCCTTGCAAAAAGCGAATACAAAGCTAAGCGTACAAGCAAAAGATGCAGCAGGAAATAACAGCGCTGTATCGACTGTAATCGTTACAGCAAAGCAAAAAGCTCCGGTAAAACCGACAGTTAATGAAGTGAGTGATCGAAGTACAGCCGTTACGGGTACAGCAGAAGCAAATGCGACGGTTATCATTAAAAACGGAAGTCTTCAGCTTGCAGCTGGTAAAGCGGATACCAAAGGAACATACAGCATCTCGATTGCAAAACAAAAAGCAGGAAGCAAACTGTCTGTAACGGCTGGAAACACAGCGGGCGTAAGTCCAGTTGTAACCGTAACCGTGCAGGATAAAACAGCACCCGTTACACCAAAAGTAAACGCTGTAAGCAATCAAGATACAGTAGTAACGGGAAGCACAGAAGCGGGCGCAGAAGTGCATGTGAAAATTGACAAAAAAGTAATTGGCAAAGGAAATGCAAAATCGGATGGAACGTTCAGCATCACCATTCCAAAGCAGTCTGCTTCTACAAAATTAGCTGTTATTGCAAAAGATGCAGCTAATAACTACAGCTCCAACACGTTTGTAACAGTCAGTGATGCGCAGACAAAACCAGCGCTTCCAACCGTTAATACACTTACTGAAAAAAGTACAGCGGTAACGGGAACAGGAGAAAAAAATGCGTCTATTTATATTAAAGTAGGCGGAAAGATTATTGCGAGTGGAAAAATTGATGGAAATGGCAAGTTCAGCGTAAAAATTCCTGCTCAAAAAGCAGGAACAGAAGTGACGGCAGTTCTGCAAAATAAAGTAGGATACAGTCCGTATAAAATTGTAAAAGTACAAGACACAACGCCGCCGGCACCTCCGGCAGTTAATGCCGTTACGTCTTTGTCCACATCTATCTCTGGAAAAACGGAAGCGAATGCCGTGATTACGATTAAAAGCGGTACAAAGCTGATCGCATCAGGCAAAGCAGATGGCAAAGGACAGTTTAAAGTAACTATCCCAAAACAAAAAGCAGGCGTAAAGCTGGCTGTGACGGCAAAAGATGCCGCTGGAAATACAAGTTCAGCAACGAACGTAAGTGTTAAATAGAAAGAGGCTGGGACAAAAGTATTTTAGTTAAAGTTAAACACGAACTATCTATCGAAAACTGATGGATAGTTCGTGTTTTTTTTTATGATCATGGTGAACGTAGGCGTCATGTAGGTAAGTGCTTCTAGCGGTTGATTGGAGGGGCAAGGCGAAGACTCCTGCGGAAAGCGAAGCCTTGCACGGAAATCAACAGCGGTGGAAAAAACAGTCCAGATTATTTATCCCGATTGTTCGTCTTTAGATTGGATTCATTTCGTTATGTCCCAATCTCTTTTAGCGGTTTTTAAGTGAAATGGCAGGTTACTTCCAAGTTACCTTAGAACTTTGAAGTGCCTAACTTACTTTAAAGTGGGTTCTATCTTTTTCTTTTTTTCTGTTTCATAATAACAAATGTAAAGAAATTAGTAGGGGGTTTTTTATAATGAGTAATCATTTGCAAGATACAGTAACACTTCACAACGGAGTCAAAATGCCTTGGCTTGGACTAGGTGTATTTAAAGTAGAAGAAGGGCCTGAATTAGTGAATGCGGTGAAAACAGCTATCGTCAAAGGCTATCGCAGCATTGATACGGCAGCTATTTATGGAAATGAAGAAGGTGTAGGAGAAGGAATTCGCCAAGGTCTGAAAGAAGCAGGTCTTTCACGCGAAGACATTTTTGTTACATCAAAAGTTTGGAACGCAGATTTAGGCTATGAAGAGACACTAGCTGCTTACGAAACAAGCTTACAAAAGCTTGGCTTAGAATATTTAGATCTATACTTAATTCACTGGCCGGTAGAAGGTAAGTATAAAGAAGCGTGGAAAGCATTAGAAACGCTTTATAAAGAAGAAAAAGTAAGAGCTGTGGGTGTAAGTAATTTTCAAATTCATCATTTAGAAGACTTAATGAAAGATGGAGATGTTAAGCCTGTTATTAACCAAGTGGAGTATCATCCTCGTTTGACGCAAAAAGAGCTGCATGCTTTTTGTCAAAAGCACGATATTCAGCTAGAAGCATGGTCTCCGCTTATGCAAGGAGAATTGCTAGATAACGATGTGTTAAAAGGAATTGCTGAAAAACACGGTAAATCAGTTGCTCAAATTATTTTGCGATGGGATCTGCAAAACGGAGTTGTAACGATTCCAAAATCAACAAAAGAACATCGTATTGTTGAAAATTCATCGTTATTTGATTTTGAATTGGATGCTGAAGACGTAAGCAAAATTGATGGATTAAATCAAAATCACCGGGTAGGTCCAGATCCGGACAATTTTGATTTTTAATAGAAGAACTAAGAGGCTGGGAGAAAAGTAATTTAGCCCAAGTGAAAAACGAACCATTCATCAACAAGTTTGATGAGTGGTTCGTTTTTTTTTGTTATGGTGAATACAGCTTCATCTGTTTCGTCCCTTCTAGCAGTTGATTGAAGGGCAAGGCGAAGACTCCTGCGGGAAAAGCGGGACAGATGAGACCCCGCAGGAGCGCAAGCGACGAGGAGGCTCAGCGCCCGCCCGCGGAAAGCGAAGCCTTGCACGGAAATCAACGGCGGTGTCATAAGCGGTTCAGCTCATGTATCTCATTTGTTCGTCTTTAGGTTGGATTCATTTAGTTATGTCCCGGCCTCTTTTTATGCATTATTACATAAATTTAACATTTTCTTCACAGTAAGCTAAAGGACGGGCCGTATGATAAAGAAAGGTCGTGAAACATAGAGAAATCATTTCATTTTTAAGTGTAAAATAGGCGGTGTAACGATGACAAAACAAGCTTACTCTCACATACAATGTAAAAAAACATCAATGATTGATTTATTGCTGGATGCAGGGGTTTATAAAAAAGGAAACAAGCAGCTATATGAGCTTACGCTTCAAGAACTAGAAATAGAATACGAAGCTATTTCACAACAGCGCATATCCCGATGAAATTTTGATACATTGCTAGAATTTGTTATAATAGAGGAAAGGATAGGAGTTGATTTATATCGAAAAGCACCCGACAGACTCGCAGCCCATCCGTATGGATATCCTCGATTCTATATTTGCTAAAATGGTATTAAATAAGGCTATCCGAGATTTTAGAAGAGATCAAATTTTACGTGAAGTCGATCAAACATTAGAAGAAAGAAACAAAGAGAAATTTTTTCAATTAATTGAAGAATTAAAATCAATTTCATAAAGGGCGTTCGCGCGGTAGAATTTGATTTTATCATTTTAGCATATAAAAACAGGTAAGAAGCGGCATGCTTAGTTACCTGTTTTTTTGTTGTCTTATTGCAAAACAAGGCCTCACATAACAAGTGCACCTTGCTAGTAAACAGACAAAAAGAGCAAGTCTAATGTACTCACTCTTTTCAGAAAGGTATGGGTGTTACTGAGAAAATGAATGTCACTTTCTAAGTGTTGCGTGTGGGGTTTAGAAAGTTCTATGCATCTGCATATTTTCTAATTCATTCGCTCTATGTATTGTTAAAGTAACAATATAACCATATCTTATCACATGAACGAAATTCGATTCAATATATTTATTGATTTTCTTTTTAAATTGTTCTAAATAATTAGTGAATGTAAAAAAATGTTTTTATTAGGTGAATGTGTATCTATGAAAAAACAATAGAAAAATATAGTGATTTTTTATGAGAGACATTCGTTTATTTCTGACGGACTGTAAGCTTCAAAAGAGTACAATCCGTCCTGTAAATCAGTATTAAGAAAAAATGAGCTGAACCCAGTAGAATAGGAGGAAAAGAGTAACGATAGTGGTAAGCGGGATAACGATAAGTGATACTTTTAAATAATCTTTCCATTTTACCTTGATATGATTTTCTTTTAAAATATGCATCCAAATAAGAGAAGCCAGTGTTCCAATCGGCAATAAAAGCGAGCCCATATCACTTCCAATAATATTAGCAAGATAAATGGTTTTAAGAGTAATAGGATCGAGCCCCATTTCAGTCAAGGTAATGGTTCCGACCATTAGGGCGGGGTGATTGTTAAACAAGTTAGAAAGAATGGAAACAAGTCCTCCCATGATAAAGCTTGCTTCAAAAAGTCCTCGATTTACAATTGGTTCGCAAACTTTTACAAGTAGCTCCGTCAACCCTACGTTATGCAGTCCGTAAATAATAACGTACATCGAAAATGCAAAAACAAAAATGTGCCACGGCGTTTTCTTTAAAATATCAATTGGGTTTGTACGTAAGTGATACCATCTCCAAATAAGTAAGATCAGTGAGCCCAGTACAGCAACCAATTCGATTGGTATGCCGAAATAAGAGGCGACAAATAGGAGACAGCGCATAACAAACACAAATAATAAAACTTTCAGCATAAATTGTGTGCGTTTACGTTTTGTTTCAACAGAAATGCTTCCTTTTAAGGGGTGAAACTGTTTCGTAAAGAAACTCTCTTCTATATCTTTTGAAGCATGCGGCAGTTTTTTTGGCAAATGGCGTTTTACGACCGTATACATGAGCCAAGACATAAATAATAAACCAAGTGTCGCCGGTACGAACATCATCGCCGTGTGCATATAAAGCGACATATGAACAATTTTTAAGGCAATCAAATTGACAATATTACTTACACCTATAGGCGCGCTGGAAGCGGTAGCAATAAGCGCTCCACTTAAAAGGTAGGGGATCTGCTGGTGGGGTTTTAGCTGAAGGTTTTTCAAAAGTAGAATTAAAATTGGAGTGGTAATTAAAATACTGCCGTCATTATTAAATAGTAAAGTCATTAGAAAGCAAAGCAGTTGAATGTACCAATATAATCGGTACCCTGAGCCCTTGGATAAACTCACTAGCCGTGCAGCTGCCCAGTGGAAGAATCCGAAACTTTCTAATATGACGGCCATAACAATGGTGGCAATAATGGTGATAGAAGCGCCGCTTATCTTTCCGAAAATATCAACAATGTCTGATTTGGATACAATCCCTGTAAGTAGGATAATGGCTGCTCCTATGGATGCCGGCCATGCTTCGTTGATGCCGTTTGGCCTCCAAAAAATGACGAGCATTGTCATTGTAAACACGAAAATGGCAATTCCAATTTCAATATTCATCAGTATGCTCCTTTCTTCTAAAATTTGTAATGAATATACCCTTGCATGTCCCTTACACTCTATTTATATTCATTTATTACTAGAAGGATTGTGCATAAGACCATTTTTGCTAATATGTTTGTTTATCTTGCCAAGGCACGTATCATCTCGGGAGAGGAGCCTATAAAAAAGAGGCTGGGACATAACTAAACCCATCTAATCTAAAGAGAAATCAATTGGATAAAGGAGCTAGTATGCATTGCTTTTTAAAACGCTGTTGATTTCCATGCCAGACTTCGCCTTCCGCGGGCGGGCGGTGAGCTTTCTCGTCGCTTGCGTTTCTGCGGGGTCTCATCCCTTCCGCTTGTCCCGCAGGAGTCTTCGTCTTGCCCTCCAATCCACAGATAAAAGCCACTATATACATGAAACCTACGCTCACCATATCAATAAAAAAATCCGAACCATTCATCGTTCGGATCTTCCTTCAACTAACATACTTTTGTTCCAGCATGTTTAAGATTAGCAAGTATAGATTTTTTCGTGTAAAGTTAGCGCTTGTATCTGATCGTGATCAGGTTCGTAGCCGATGCCTGGTGTATCAGGAACGGAAATAATACCGTTGTTGACCGTGATTTCCGGATGAACGATATCACGCGGCCAGTATTTAGATGATGCGGCCGTATCTCCGGGAAGCGTAAAATTAGCAAGTGTGGTAATGGCAATATTATGTGCTCGTCCGATACCTGATTCCAGCATACCGCCGCACCATACGGGCACACCGTGAGTTTGACAAAGGTCATGAATTTTTTTAGCTTCTGTTAGTCCTCCTACTCGTCCAATTTTAATGTTAATAATTTGTGTGCTTCCAAGTTTAATAGCTTTTCGAACGTCTTCAGCTGAATGAATGCTTTCATCTAAGCAAATGGGCGTGCGCATGCGGGCCTGCAGTTCAGCGTGATCAATTAAATCATCATGAGCCAACGGCTGTTCAATCATCATTAAATCAAACTCATCAAGCTGAGCAAGGTGATCAGCATCTGCAAGCGTATAAGCAGAGTTCGCATCAACCATCAGCGGAATAGAAGGGAACTCGTTTCGAACCGCGCGCGTCAAGTTAAGATCCCAGCTCGGCTTAATTTTAATTTTTATCCGCTTATATCCTTCATTCAAGCCGGCTTCAATTTTTCGAAGCGTTTCGTCAATCGTAGGCTGAATACCAACGCTGAGACCAACTTCAATTTGACTTTTACTGCCTCCTAACGCTTTAGATAGAGAGAGGTTTTGCCTGCGCGCATACAAATCCCAAACTGCGCCTTCTAACGCCGCTTTTGCCATGTAATTGCCTCGAATATGAGCAAAGCGTTCAGATACTTCGTCAGGATGCTGAATTTCTATCTGTTGAAGCAATGGAATTAAAAAATCCTCCATGATGTGCCAGTTTGTTTTAAGCGTTTCTTCTTTATAAAAAGGATCCGCGCACGCTACGGATTCAGCCCAGCCGGACCGTCCGTCTTCGTCTTGAATTTCTACTAAAATAAAATCTCGATCCACTTCTTTTCCAAGGCTTGTGGTAAAAGGGTGAAGTAAATCCATTTTTAAATGCCGTAAAATGACGTGTTTTATGTTCATTTTTGCACCTCTTTTTTCGTTAAAATATAAAAATGAACGGGTGCGCTGCTTTCTGGATACTTCATGAAGTCTGTTACTTCAAACCCTTTTGCAAAACACGTTTGAAATACGTGTCTTGTACGCATCCGCCAGTCCAATGCAAGAGAAGGAGAAGCTTCTTTCATTTGCTGAAAAGCAGACGGAATAGCTACAGACACGACGTCATGATCCAACAATTTTTCATCAATATCTGTAACAGAAGGAAACCCTTCATCCGTTAACGTCCATTGAATGAGCGATGCGTCCATTATTTGATCTGGCGTATAGAGAAGCTGAGCTCGCTTTGTATCCTCTGAGGATGCCCATTCTACAACGAATCGATCAGAAGGCAAGTCAGCATTTAACGGATCATTCATATCTCCGTAGCAGTTTTCAATATACGTAGAACAAACGGCTCCAAGCTTTCCAATATTTAAATACCCGTTGGCGCTTTCTAACGGATCGTACGTCCAGCTGATATATGAATACCCTATTTTTTTACTTTCTTGCCGCTGCGCATGCTTAAGCTTGGCACCGATACCCATGCTGCGATAGGCAGGGTCAACTGCTAATATATGAGAACATAAATAGACGCACGTTCCGTCAAACCCTGGAAAACTATATTGAAAGCCAATCAGCTTTTCATTTAGAAACGCACCAAGAACAAGACCTCCGTTTTTAACAGCGGTTAAGGTTTGATGAACGGGCGTTGCTTCTTCTTCCCCCCAGACGCGGCTTTCTAATGCGCGTACCTCTTCTAGTTCATTGGTTGTTGTAAGTGAACGAATCGTTAAGGCTTCAGTCATATGTTTACTTCCTTTCTTTTTATCATTTATTCTAAAAAGATGTCTTGCTCGGCATAGAGCTTTTCCAAATGTTCTTGTCTTTTTCCAGCCGTTTTTTCATCTCTTTTTTGCATGCTGCTAATTACAACTTGAGATAGAGCAAGAAGCGATAAAATATGTTCGGTTGTGCCGGCTAAAAGCGTGATATCAGCGATTTGACCTACCGGAGATAGACGGCGGTCTGTAATGGCAATCACTTTCGCTCCTTGTTTTTTAGCCTGCTGAGCTACTTCAAGCGCTTCTTTTGTATAGCGCGGCAGTGAAAATACAACAACCGTTGATGCGCTCGTGAGATTGCATAGCGTTTCAAGCAAAAATCCTGTTGGAAAAGATAAAAGAACATGATTGCGAAGCTGATTCATTTTATAATACAGCCAGTAGGCTGCCGTATGAGATTCACGGAAACCCGCAATATACACTTGATCACTTTTGATAAGCGCATCTACAGCTTGAGATAATTCCTTTTCGTCAACAGGGGAAAGCCATTCACTAAAAGGTTTCTTTTCTTCCGCTGCAGAATCAGCTGCATGCTTGCTAGCTGCTTCTTTTAATTCGGCAGAAGAAAGCCATTCTTTTCGCATTAGCTCCTGCAAATCAGAAAAACCATTTAACCCAAGTGCGTAAGCTAGACGAATAACGGTTGTTTCACTGACCCCTGCTTCTTTGCCAATTTGCCCAGCCGTGTACAGCGAGCCTTTTTCCATAAAATTAACGAGAAACTCAGCTACTTTTTTTTGACCGCGAGAAAGGTCAGGGAATTTATGTTTAATTAATTCTTGAAATGATTGATTCATATAGCCTCCTAAAAAAAAGAAGTTATAACTTCATAAAAATATATTAATGCATTTTTTACTTCATTTCAATTGCTGTTTCAAAATAAAAAGAAGCGCTCGTGATATAATAAATTGATTATTCAAAAATAAATGCCGTTATTCAAAAACGAATTGTATTTTATTCAAAAATGAATAGAAAGCGGGGAGCATACATGAATTCAGAATGGAATGAAAATCAGTGGATCCTTCATTCATTAAAAGATGATTTGCTTGTCACGGATGAAAAAGGCATCATTGTCCGAATACATGAAGGAACGGGAAACATTTACGATGTAAAAGCTGAAAAACTGCTGGGAAAGTCTGTTTATGAACTTGAAAAACAAGGGTTATTTACACCAATCGTTACGCCAATTGTGCTTGAAACAAAGAAGAAAATTACGCTTGTACAAACAACTAAACAAGGCAAGCAAGTGCTCGTTACAGGCATTCCTGTCAAAGATGAAAAAGGAGAGATTAAAAGAATCGTCAGCTATTCTCATGATGTGACGGAGCTTATGGAAATGAAAACATATCTTGATGCGATGGAAGGCGAAATGCAGCGTGTAAAGAGCGAGCTTATGCTGCTGCGGAACCAAAATCTATCAACAGAAGGAATTGTATGCAACAGCGAAAAGATGCAGCACGTTCTTCGTACGGCTGTTCACGTTTCGAATGTAGACGTAAATATTTTACTTTTAGGGCAGTCAGGAGTAGGAAAAACGCACTTAGCCAAGCTGATACATAACAAAAGTACAAGAAGCAAAGGGCCGTTTATTGAAGTGAACTGCGGGGCGATTCCAGATCATTTATTTGAAGCTGAACTGTTTGGCTATGAAGCGGGTGCTTTTACCGGTGCATCTAAAAATGGAAAAGTGGGGCTAGTCGAATTAGCAGATGGAGGTACGCTTTTTTTAGATGAAGTGGGAGAACTGTCACCGGCGCATCAAGTAAAAATCTTAAAGCTCATTCAAGAAAAACAGTTTTATTCTGTTGGAGGAAGAAAGCCTAAAACCGTGGACTTTCGCTTAATTGCAGCGACGAACAAAGATTTAGAAAAAGCCGTTGCTGAAAAAGAATTTCGAGAAGATTTATATTTTCGTTTAAGCGTCGTACCGATTACCATTCCATCTTTGAACGAGCGCCCTGAAGATATTTTTCCGCTGCTCACACATTTTGCCGAGCAGTTTGAAAAGAAATATAACCGAAAAAGAACGTTTGATAATGCGGTTATTCACGCACTGCTTGCACATGAGTGGAAAGGAAACGTACGAGAGTTAATCAATGTGATTGAACACGCCGTGGTTGTGTCTTCACAAACGCTGATTACAATGGAGCATTTGCCGCATTCTCTGCATAGAAAAAAACGGATTCAGCACGTTGAAGAACATGGGGAAATGAAGCTTAATGACGCGTTAAACGAGCTGGAAAAAGAGATATTAGTAAAAGCAAAAAAACAGTATAAAACGACAACAGAAATAGGTGAAGCACTTGGAATCAGTCAGCCTTCAGTTGTTAGAAAATTAAAAAAACATTCCGTTTTTTAACGTCTTTGGCACGCTCTTTGCATGTAAAACAAGTACAAACACATTACTTGATAGATTGCGAGGAGGAAGTCAGATGACGCAGGCATCACTTACACAGTTAATGAACAGTCTACCAGATTTACTGGCACCAAGCATGGCGAAAGATCATCCTAATTTACCGGTGGTAAAAGCAGAAGGCTGCTACTACTACGGAGCGGACGGAAAAACGTATTTAGATTTCACATCAGGTATTGCAACAGCGAATACGGGTCATCGTCATCCTAAAGTTGTACAAGCGATTAAAGATAGCGTTGATCATCTTATGCACGGTCCGTCAGGTGTGATTATGTACGAATCTATTTTACAGCTTGCCGAAGAGTTAAAAACAGTGTTGCCAAGAGGCTTGGACTGCTTTTTCTTTGCCAACAGCGGGACCGAAGCAATTGAAGGAGCGTTAAAACTGGCAAAATACGTTACGCAAAGACCTTATACTGTTTCGTTTACGGGCTGCTTTCACGGCCGTTCTCTCGGAGCGCTTAGCGTGACGACATCAAAAAGCAAATACCGGAAATTTCTTCAGCCATCGGGCTTAACGTATCAAGTGCCTTATGCAGACGTGACTCAGTGTCCAAAAGGAGAAGATCCGGAAATCTACTGCGTGGAAAAGTTAGAAAGAGATTTTGACACTTTGTTTAAGCATCAAGTAACGCCGGAAGAAGTAGCGTGCATGATTGTAGAGCCGGTTCTTGGAGAAGGCGGCTACGTGATTCCTCCGAAAGCGTGGCTGCAAAAAATAAGAGAAGTGTGCGACAGACACGGGATTCTGCTTATTTTTGATGAAGTGCAAACCGGTTTTGGACGCACCGGAGAGTGGTTTGCAGCTCAAACGTTTGACGTGACACCTGACATCATGGCAATTGCAAAAGGCATAGCATCAGGACTTCCGTTAAGTGCTACTGTAGCTTCCAAACAGCTAATGGAAAAGTGGCCAATTGGTACACACGGAACCACTTTTGGAGGCAATCCCATTGCTTGTTCAGCAGCGCTTGCGACGTTGGACGTATTAAAAGAAGAAAAGCTGATTGAAAATTCAAAAGCAATGGGGAAATATGCAGCGGATCAGCTTCAGCATTTAAAGGCGAAGCATGAAGTTATCGGAAGCATTCGTTCAGTAGGACTAATGATTGGAATTGAAATTATTAATCCTAAAACAAAGCAAGGTGACGGAAATCTTCTTCTTGAGATTTTAGACAAATGTTTGGAAAAAGGGGTGCTGTTTTACCTTTGCGGAAATAGCGGAGAAGTGATTCGAATGATTCCTCCTTTAACGATTACAAAAGAAGAAATTGATGCCGGGCTTCGCGTGTTAGACGAAGCATTGACAGAAATCACAAGTCTTCACGTGATCTAAAGCTTTTAGGAAGCTCTTTGTTTCACTGAAAGATAGATTGACCCATAATAAGGAGGAATCTGTTATGAACGGACTGGATATGACGGTTATGTTTGTCTATTTTGGCGTATTGGTTGTAGCTGGTATTATTGGCTCGTTAAAAGCAAAGTCATCAGAAGATTTTATTTTAGCCGGACGAAACTTAGGGATGTTCATGTATTTAGGGTGTTTGTCTGCCGTTATTTTAGGCGGAGCGTCGACGATTGGAACGGCTCAGCTTGGCTATGAGCACGGGCTGTCTGGCATTTGGTTTGTAACGATGATTGGACTTGGAATCATTACGCTTGGCACGATTTTTATTAAGCGGATTTCGTCGTTGAAAGTGACAACTATCAGCGAACTGCTAGGAAAAAGATATAACGCTCAAGCGCAAATTATCAGCGCCGTTGTTGCCGCTATTTATACACTCATGGTATCAGTCACTCAAGTGATTGGAATGGGAACCATCATTCATGCGTTGCTTGGATGGAACATGACGGCATCGATGTTAATTGGCGGTTCGATTGTTCTGTTCTATACGATTTTAGGCGGAATGTGGAGCGTAACGGTCACTGATATTATTCAGTTTGTTGTGATGACGGTGGCGATTTTTGGATTTATGCTTCCAATAAGCGTATCGGAAGCAGGCGGTCTCAAAGCACTTGCCGGAGATTTGCCATCATCTTATTTTGATTTTTCATCCATTGGATACGGTCAAATCTTTCAGTATTTCCTTCTATATACGCTGGGTATGGCAGTATCTCAAGATATTTGGCAGCGAGTATTCACGGCGCGAACAGAAAAAATTGCGCGAAACGGCTCCATTTTTGCAGGCGTGTACAGCATTGCCTACGCGATTGCGGGAAGTGTAATTGGAATGTGTGCGTATTTGCTGCTGCCAAACGCAGAAAGCAGTCAAAGCATTTTTGCGACGCTTGCAGTTCAAATCCTGCCTCAAGGATTATTAGGTCTCGTACTAGCAGGCGTTTGTTCGGCGCTGATGTCAACTGCTTCAGGAACGCTGCTTGCGTCTTCTACGCTGATTAGTAACGATATTATTAAAAAAGTGTGGCTTAAAAATATTTCGGAGAAAAATTATTTAATTTTAACGCGCGTAAATACGCTTATTGTTGGCGTGCTTGCTATTGTGTTTGCTCTTTGGATTCAAGACGTGCTTGTCGCTTTAGACGTTGCGTATGCCATTTTATCAGGAGCAATTTTTGTTCCGTTTGTTGTGTCGCTGTTTTGGAAAGACATTCATCCAAAAGCAGGGGTTTCAGCTATTGTTGTCAGTACACTAGTAGTACTTGGAGGTCTATTGATTGAAGGACTTTCTTCTACCACGCCAATCCTATACGGAATTTCAAGCAGCATTATTATAATGGCTGGATTTGCGGTTATGGCTCGAAACAAAGAACTGTCTGACCAAGAGCCGGTAAGCGAAGATGTAAAATAAGAAAAGAAAGGCTTCTCCTTTACGGTGAGAAGCTTTTTATATTCCTGCTTATTATTTTAGCCAGTAATCGTACATACTAATGGATATTCACAAAGAAAAGAGTGTTGCAAATGGAACGAACACTGCTAAAAGGGCTAACTGTGTTGTGTGCAGTTCTTTTTCCTTTTGTTGTAAAAAAACCGAAATTTAAAGAAATGCTGATTGTCTTTTTTGCAAAAGGGATTTTAGCCACGCTTATTGATGCTTATGCTGTAAACACGAATCGAATCAAATATCCTGTTCGGCCGTATCCTCGCATTTTTTCAACTAATATTTTATATGATCTGCTGTTTTTTCCTTTGCTAAGTATGGTTTGGGTTAGACAATCTTATGAAGACAAGCTTCCTGCAATCTTACTAAAAAGCTTGATGTGGAGCGTGCCGATGAGTATCAGCCAGTGGTATTTAGAGAGAAATAGCAATCTGTTTAAATGGAAAAAGTGGACCATCTTTCATACATTTGCAAGTGTTAGTTTTACATTGCTGACAATCAGGGGGGTAGCTGGCCTTGTCAAAAAAGCAGATAAAAAGCTATAGTTCAGCTTTTTATCTGCTTTTTTATGCACAAATCTAGACAACATCTATCAAGCAGGAGTAAACTAAATGC
This genomic interval carries:
- a CDS encoding sigma-54 interaction domain-containing protein, giving the protein MNSEWNENQWILHSLKDDLLVTDEKGIIVRIHEGTGNIYDVKAEKLLGKSVYELEKQGLFTPIVTPIVLETKKKITLVQTTKQGKQVLVTGIPVKDEKGEIKRIVSYSHDVTELMEMKTYLDAMEGEMQRVKSELMLLRNQNLSTEGIVCNSEKMQHVLRTAVHVSNVDVNILLLGQSGVGKTHLAKLIHNKSTRSKGPFIEVNCGAIPDHLFEAELFGYEAGAFTGASKNGKVGLVELADGGTLFLDEVGELSPAHQVKILKLIQEKQFYSVGGRKPKTVDFRLIAATNKDLEKAVAEKEFREDLYFRLSVVPITIPSLNERPEDIFPLLTHFAEQFEKKYNRKRTFDNAVIHALLAHEWKGNVRELINVIEHAVVVSSQTLITMEHLPHSLHRKKRIQHVEEHGEMKLNDALNELEKEILVKAKKQYKTTTEIGEALGISQPSVVRKLKKHSVF
- a CDS encoding aspartate aminotransferase family protein, with amino-acid sequence MTQASLTQLMNSLPDLLAPSMAKDHPNLPVVKAEGCYYYGADGKTYLDFTSGIATANTGHRHPKVVQAIKDSVDHLMHGPSGVIMYESILQLAEELKTVLPRGLDCFFFANSGTEAIEGALKLAKYVTQRPYTVSFTGCFHGRSLGALSVTTSKSKYRKFLQPSGLTYQVPYADVTQCPKGEDPEIYCVEKLERDFDTLFKHQVTPEEVACMIVEPVLGEGGYVIPPKAWLQKIREVCDRHGILLIFDEVQTGFGRTGEWFAAQTFDVTPDIMAIAKGIASGLPLSATVASKQLMEKWPIGTHGTTFGGNPIACSAALATLDVLKEEKLIENSKAMGKYAADQLQHLKAKHEVIGSIRSVGLMIGIEIINPKTKQGDGNLLLEILDKCLEKGVLFYLCGNSGEVIRMIPPLTITKEEIDAGLRVLDEALTEITSLHVI
- a CDS encoding sodium:solute symporter; the encoded protein is MNGLDMTVMFVYFGVLVVAGIIGSLKAKSSEDFILAGRNLGMFMYLGCLSAVILGGASTIGTAQLGYEHGLSGIWFVTMIGLGIITLGTIFIKRISSLKVTTISELLGKRYNAQAQIISAVVAAIYTLMVSVTQVIGMGTIIHALLGWNMTASMLIGGSIVLFYTILGGMWSVTVTDIIQFVVMTVAIFGFMLPISVSEAGGLKALAGDLPSSYFDFSSIGYGQIFQYFLLYTLGMAVSQDIWQRVFTARTEKIARNGSIFAGVYSIAYAIAGSVIGMCAYLLLPNAESSQSIFATLAVQILPQGLLGLVLAGVCSALMSTASGTLLASSTLISNDIIKKVWLKNISEKNYLILTRVNTLIVGVLAIVFALWIQDVLVALDVAYAILSGAIFVPFVVSLFWKDIHPKAGVSAIVVSTLVVLGGLLIEGLSSTTPILYGISSSIIIMAGFAVMARNKELSDQEPVSEDVK
- a CDS encoding CBO0543 family protein — protein: MERTLLKGLTVLCAVLFPFVVKKPKFKEMLIVFFAKGILATLIDAYAVNTNRIKYPVRPYPRIFSTNILYDLLFFPLLSMVWVRQSYEDKLPAILLKSLMWSVPMSISQWYLERNSNLFKWKKWTIFHTFASVSFTLLTIRGVAGLVKKADKKL